The proteins below are encoded in one region of Chrysemys picta bellii isolate R12L10 chromosome 4, ASM1138683v2, whole genome shotgun sequence:
- the LOC135972152 gene encoding adenylate cyclase type 10-like: MRQYLLVTGQQVDNVRLAQSLAQAHEVILSPNCWELCDQDVLEAEMLKGQKAMKLRYLKIFHPPDFDEHFEKCIDHLQHYPNDEVLLRKAVALASSHELELALQRFVLGNVLKKIDDNQLLVFVSELRLVTVVSVKLQFHESTKVTELCKLVQDATVSISGIMKGWRGKIIQISTYGKVSKAGLSCSVRCNPAGVRITVGIRERHAH, encoded by the exons ATGCGTCAGTATTTGCTGGTGACTGGCCAGCAAGTGGACAATGTGAGGCTGGCACAAAGTCTGGCACAAGCTCATGAAGTGATTCTATCACCGAACTGCTGGGAGCTCTGTGACCAGGATGTGTTAGAAGCGGAAATGCTTAAAGGCCAAAAAGCCATGAAG ctGCGATACCTAAAGATCTTCCATCCACCTGATTTTGATGAACACTTTGAAAAGTGCATAGACCATCTACAGCATTATCCAAACGATGAAG TCCTGCTGAGAAAGGCTGTGGCCCTGGCTTCCAGTCATGAGCTCGAGCTGGCCTTGCAGAGGTTTGTCTTGGGAAATGTTCTGAAGAAG ATCGATGACAATCAGCTACTGGTGTTTGTATCTGAACTTCGACTGGTAACCGTGGTCTCTGTCAAGCTGCAATTTCACGAGAGCACAAAAGTGACAGAGCTGTGCAAATTGGTCCAGGATGCCACTGTGAGCATCTCTGGTATCATGAAGGGCTGGAGAGGCAAAATTATCCAAATCTCCACATATGGCAAAGTGAGTAAAGCAGGGCTTAGCTGCTCTGTGAGATGCAACCCAGCAGGCGTAAGGATCACTGTGGGAATTAGGGAGAGGCATGCCCACTAG